In a genomic window of Flavobacterium sp. KACC 22761:
- a CDS encoding bifunctional aconitate hydratase 2/2-methylisocitrate dehydratase codes for MNIYQDYLQEIEERKNQGLHPKPIDGAELLSEIIAQIKDVDNANREDSLKFFIYNTLPGTTSAAGEKAKFLKEIILGQSIVKEITPVFAFELLSHMKGGPSIEVLLDLALGNDAAIAQQAADVLKTQVFLYDADTDRLKEAFKAGNAFAKEIIESYAKAEFFTKLPEIAEEIKVVTYIAGEGDISTDLLSPGNQAHSRSDRELHGKCMITPQAQEEIQALQAKHPDASVMLIAEKGTMGVGSSRMSGVNNVALWTGKQASEYVPFVNIAPIVGGTNGISPIFLTTVDVTGGIGIDLKNWVKKLDADGKPVLNENNEPILEQAYSVATGTVLTINTQTKKLYNGDQELIDISRSFTPQKKEFIRAGGSYAIVFGKKLQTFAAKVLDIEAPAVFAPSKEISNEGQGLTAVEKIFNKNAVGIAPGKVLHAGSDVRVEVNIVGSQDTTGLMTAQELESMAATVISPIVDGAYQSGCHTASVWDKKAQANIPKLMKFMNNFGLITARDPKGVYHSMTDVIHKVLNDITIDEWAIIIGGDSHTRMSKGVAFGADSGTVALALATGEASMPIPESVKVTFKGDMKGYMDFRDVVHATQAQMLKQFNGENVFQGRIIEVHIGTLTADQAFTFTDWTAEMKAKASICISEDDTLIESLEIAKGRIQIMITKGMDNDRQVLQGLINKADKRIAEIKSGEKPALTPDANAKYYAEVVVDLDQIAEPMIADPDVNNKDVSKRYTHDTIRPLSFYGGEKKVDLGFIGSCMVHKGDMKILAQMLKNVEAQTGKVEFNAPLVVAPPTYNIVDELKAEGDWEVLQRYSGFEFDDNAPKSAARTEYENMLYLERPGCNLCMGNQEKAAKGDTVMATSTRLFQGRVVEDKEGKKGESLLSSTPVVVLSTILGRTPTIEEYTAAVDGINLTKFAPSNKQLVM; via the coding sequence ATGAATATTTATCAGGATTACCTTCAAGAAATTGAAGAAAGAAAAAATCAAGGGTTACACCCAAAACCAATTGATGGAGCTGAGTTATTAAGCGAAATCATTGCTCAAATTAAAGATGTTGATAACGCAAACCGCGAAGACTCTCTTAAGTTTTTTATTTACAATACGTTACCGGGTACTACAAGTGCTGCAGGTGAAAAAGCAAAGTTTTTGAAAGAAATCATTTTAGGTCAATCTATTGTAAAAGAGATTACGCCTGTTTTTGCTTTTGAACTATTATCACACATGAAGGGCGGACCTTCAATTGAAGTGTTGTTAGATCTAGCTTTAGGCAACGATGCTGCAATTGCACAACAAGCTGCAGATGTTCTTAAAACACAAGTTTTCCTTTACGATGCTGATACTGACCGTTTGAAAGAAGCTTTCAAAGCTGGCAATGCATTTGCTAAAGAAATTATTGAAAGTTATGCAAAAGCTGAATTCTTCACTAAACTTCCAGAAATAGCTGAAGAAATCAAAGTTGTTACATATATTGCTGGTGAAGGAGATATCTCTACAGATTTATTGTCTCCAGGAAACCAAGCGCACTCTCGTTCAGATCGTGAACTTCACGGTAAATGTATGATTACGCCTCAAGCTCAAGAGGAAATTCAAGCTTTGCAAGCAAAACATCCAGATGCAAGTGTGATGTTAATTGCTGAAAAAGGAACAATGGGAGTGGGTTCTTCTAGAATGTCAGGTGTGAACAACGTGGCACTTTGGACAGGAAAACAAGCAAGTGAGTATGTTCCATTCGTAAATATTGCTCCAATTGTTGGTGGTACAAACGGTATTTCTCCAATTTTCCTTACTACAGTTGACGTGACTGGAGGTATCGGAATTGACCTTAAAAATTGGGTTAAAAAATTAGATGCAGACGGAAAACCAGTATTGAATGAAAATAACGAGCCAATTCTTGAGCAAGCATATTCTGTTGCTACAGGAACTGTTTTGACAATCAATACTCAAACTAAAAAATTATACAACGGTGATCAAGAATTAATTGATATTTCAAGATCATTTACTCCTCAGAAAAAAGAGTTCATTAGAGCTGGAGGATCGTATGCAATTGTATTTGGTAAAAAATTACAAACATTTGCTGCAAAAGTTTTAGATATTGAAGCTCCAGCTGTATTTGCTCCATCTAAAGAAATTTCTAACGAAGGACAAGGCTTAACTGCAGTTGAGAAAATCTTCAACAAAAACGCTGTTGGTATTGCTCCAGGAAAAGTATTGCACGCTGGATCTGACGTTCGTGTAGAAGTAAACATTGTAGGTTCTCAGGATACTACAGGTCTTATGACGGCTCAAGAATTAGAGTCTATGGCGGCTACGGTTATTTCTCCAATTGTTGATGGTGCTTATCAATCTGGTTGTCACACTGCTTCAGTTTGGGATAAAAAAGCTCAGGCTAATATTCCTAAATTAATGAAGTTCATGAACAACTTTGGTTTGATCACAGCACGTGACCCTAAAGGTGTTTACCACTCAATGACTGACGTAATCCACAAAGTACTTAACGATATTACGATCGACGAATGGGCAATCATTATCGGTGGTGACTCTCACACGAGAATGTCTAAAGGTGTTGCTTTTGGTGCTGACTCAGGAACTGTTGCTCTAGCATTGGCTACGGGAGAGGCTTCTATGCCAATTCCAGAATCTGTAAAAGTGACTTTCAAAGGAGACATGAAAGGGTACATGGATTTCCGTGATGTGGTTCACGCTACTCAAGCTCAAATGCTTAAGCAGTTCAACGGAGAGAACGTATTCCAAGGAAGAATCATTGAGGTCCACATTGGTACGCTTACTGCTGACCAAGCGTTTACATTTACAGACTGGACTGCAGAGATGAAAGCAAAAGCTTCTATCTGTATTTCAGAAGACGATACTTTGATCGAATCATTGGAAATTGCTAAAGGCAGAATCCAAATCATGATTACTAAAGGAATGGATAATGATAGACAAGTTCTTCAAGGATTAATCAACAAAGCAGATAAGAGAATTGCTGAAATTAAATCTGGTGAAAAACCAGCCTTAACTCCAGATGCGAATGCTAAATATTATGCTGAAGTTGTAGTTGATTTAGATCAAATCGCTGAACCAATGATTGCGGATCCAGATGTTAATAACAAAGACGTTTCTAAACGTTATACTCATGATACAATCAGACCATTATCTTTCTATGGTGGAGAGAAAAAAGTAGATCTTGGATTTATTGGTTCTTGTATGGTTCACAAAGGAGATATGAAAATCCTTGCTCAAATGTTGAAAAATGTTGAAGCACAAACAGGAAAAGTTGAGTTTAATGCTCCCCTTGTAGTTGCTCCTCCAACTTATAACATCGTTGATGAGTTGAAAGCTGAAGGTGACTGGGAAGTTTTACAAAGATACTCTGGTTTCGAATTTGATGATAATGCTCCAAAATCGGCAGCACGTACAGAATACGAAAACATGTTATACTTAGAGCGTCCTGGATGTAACCTTTGTATGGGGAATCAAGAAAAAGCAGCCAAAGGAGATACGGTAATGGCAACATCTACTCGTTTGTTCCAAGGAAGAGTTGTAGAAGATAAAGAAGGTAAAAAAGGAGAATCATTGCTTTCTTCTACGCCAGTTGTGGTTCTTTCTACAATTTTAGGTAGAACTCCAACAATCGAAGAATACACTGCTGCGGTAGACGGAATCAACTTAACGAAGTTTGCTCCATCTAACAAACAATTAGTGATGTAA
- a CDS encoding aconitate hydratase, whose product MAFDIEMIKKVYENMPSRVDKAREIVGRPLTLTEKILYNHLWDGNPTKAFGRGIDYVDFAPDRVACQDATAQMALLQFMHAGKSKVAVPTTVHCDHLIQAKVDAVTDLARAKTQSNEVFDFLSSVSNKYGIGFWKPGAGIIHQVVLENYAFPGGMMIGTDSHTVNAGGLGMVAIGVGGADAVDVMSGMAWELKFPKLIGVKLTGKLSGWTAPKDVILKVAGILTVKGGTGAIVEYFGEGATSMSCTGKGTICNMGAEIGATTSTFGYDDSMSRYLRSTNRAEVADAADKIASYLTGDPEVYANPEQYFDQVIEINLSTLEPHLNGPFTPDLATPISKMKEEAIKNNWPLQIQVGLIGSCTNSSYEDISRAASLARQVANKNLKTKSQFTITPGSEVVRSTIERDGFIDTFHKIGATVFANACGPCIGMWDREGAEKEERNTIVHSFNRNFSKRADGNPNTLAFVGSPELVTALAIAGDLSFNPLTDKLINEEGEEVMLDAPTGDELPSKGFYAEDPGFQAPAEDGSGVTVVVNPTSERLQLLAPFDAWDGKNITGAKLLIKAFGKCTTDHISMAGPWLRFRGHLDNISNNMLIGAVNAYNQKTNSVKNQLTGQYDAVPAVARAYKAAGVPSIVVGDHNYGEGSSREHAAMEPRFLGVKAVLVKSFARIHETNLKKQGLLGLTFANEADYDKIQEDDTINFLDLTEFAPGKPLTLEFVHSNGTKDIILANHTYNEGQIGWFVAGSALNLIAAGKA is encoded by the coding sequence ATGGCTTTTGATATCGAAATGATTAAAAAAGTGTACGAAAACATGCCGAGCCGCGTTGACAAAGCGCGTGAGATTGTTGGTCGTCCGCTTACTTTAACAGAGAAAATTTTATACAACCACCTTTGGGATGGAAATCCGACTAAGGCGTTTGGAAGAGGAATTGATTATGTTGACTTCGCGCCAGATCGAGTTGCTTGTCAAGATGCAACTGCGCAAATGGCATTATTGCAATTCATGCACGCTGGAAAATCTAAAGTAGCAGTTCCTACAACGGTGCACTGCGATCACTTGATTCAGGCAAAAGTCGATGCTGTAACCGATTTGGCTAGAGCCAAAACACAAAGTAATGAAGTTTTTGACTTTTTGTCTTCTGTTTCAAATAAATACGGAATCGGTTTTTGGAAACCAGGAGCAGGAATTATCCACCAAGTAGTGCTTGAAAATTATGCATTTCCTGGCGGAATGATGATTGGTACCGATTCTCACACTGTAAATGCAGGAGGTTTAGGAATGGTGGCAATTGGTGTTGGTGGAGCAGATGCTGTAGATGTTATGTCAGGAATGGCTTGGGAGCTTAAATTTCCTAAACTTATTGGAGTTAAATTGACTGGTAAATTATCAGGATGGACAGCTCCAAAAGATGTTATTCTTAAAGTTGCAGGTATTCTTACTGTAAAAGGAGGAACCGGTGCAATTGTAGAATATTTCGGCGAAGGTGCGACTTCTATGTCTTGTACAGGTAAAGGAACAATTTGCAATATGGGAGCTGAAATTGGAGCAACTACTTCAACTTTTGGTTATGATGACTCTATGAGCCGTTACCTGCGTTCTACAAACAGAGCTGAAGTGGCTGATGCGGCAGACAAAATAGCTTCCTATTTAACAGGTGACCCAGAAGTTTATGCCAATCCAGAACAATATTTTGATCAAGTTATCGAAATCAATTTATCTACATTAGAACCACATTTAAACGGACCTTTTACACCAGATTTGGCTACTCCAATTTCTAAAATGAAAGAGGAAGCCATCAAAAATAACTGGCCTTTGCAAATTCAGGTTGGTTTGATTGGTTCTTGTACAAACTCTTCTTATGAAGATATTTCACGCGCCGCTTCATTGGCAAGACAAGTTGCAAATAAAAATCTAAAAACGAAATCACAGTTTACCATTACGCCAGGTTCTGAAGTGGTGCGTTCTACCATCGAAAGAGACGGATTTATTGATACGTTCCATAAAATTGGGGCAACAGTTTTTGCAAATGCCTGCGGACCATGTATTGGTATGTGGGATAGAGAAGGAGCAGAAAAAGAAGAAAGAAACACGATTGTGCATTCTTTCAACCGTAACTTCTCAAAACGTGCAGACGGTAATCCAAATACTTTAGCTTTTGTTGGTTCACCAGAATTGGTGACGGCATTGGCAATTGCTGGTGATTTAAGTTTTAATCCATTAACAGATAAGTTGATCAATGAAGAAGGCGAAGAAGTAATGCTTGACGCTCCAACAGGAGACGAGCTTCCTTCTAAAGGTTTCTACGCCGAAGATCCAGGATTCCAAGCTCCTGCTGAAGACGGTTCGGGAGTTACAGTTGTCGTAAATCCTACTTCAGAGCGTTTGCAGTTATTGGCTCCGTTTGACGCTTGGGACGGTAAAAACATCACAGGCGCCAAATTATTGATCAAAGCATTCGGAAAATGTACTACAGATCACATTTCTATGGCTGGACCTTGGTTGCGTTTCCGCGGACATTTAGATAATATTTCAAACAACATGCTGATTGGTGCTGTAAATGCATACAACCAAAAAACAAATTCGGTTAAAAACCAATTAACAGGCCAGTATGATGCTGTTCCTGCTGTTGCCCGCGCGTACAAAGCCGCTGGAGTTCCGTCTATTGTGGTTGGAGATCACAACTATGGTGAAGGTTCTTCTCGTGAGCACGCTGCGATGGAGCCACGTTTCTTGGGAGTTAAAGCTGTTTTGGTAAAATCTTTTGCTCGTATCCACGAAACAAACCTTAAAAAACAAGGTCTTTTAGGATTGACTTTTGCAAACGAAGCCGATTATGATAAAATTCAAGAAGATGACACAATCAATTTCTTAGATTTAACAGAATTCGCGCCAGGAAAACCATTGACACTAGAATTTGTTCACTCAAATGGTACAAAAGATATTATTTTGGCTAACCATACCTACAACGAAGGCCAAATCGGCTGGTTTGTTGCTGGTTCTGCATTAAACTTAATTGCGGCTGGAAAAGCTTAA
- a CDS encoding kelch repeat-containing protein, translating into MKKLLSLLIIIPFFSNAQIINGIIKSQIGNLPIEDANAYVLHAKIGTITNDKGEFSLNQKIEENDTLQVSHIGHITSKIAIADLKKLNYIIILKDDIQNLKNVKISNRNVKLKPKLHSIKLAPLPTKIASFGSILNNNKIYILGGDASIKADPWEKVRQERPEFTMQDYLREISFNPNMFSYKKDLLIYDIQNNSWEDSNLKFKKRAFHNLNYYNGKIYVLGGKRISNNGIFEYLQNEIEVFDIKNQNIQVDKTNPHQASNAASFTYNDNIIVIGGSIKMDANNEKTFTNKAHQYNITSGYWYELPSMPVAKETSGVLINDKIYLIGGSNGKNTSQIEFFDLKTEEWHTEGELFTALERPAVTFNENIIYFFEDNTMYLYDIQSKQLKQYITDIRLKGSSMHYYNNKLYILGGTTQDYFSTLPSDNVYSIDIEEFDKTQLNRIKVLSSAIKVTKVNL; encoded by the coding sequence GTGAAAAAATTACTCTCTTTACTTATTATAATTCCATTTTTCTCAAATGCACAAATAATAAATGGAATTATAAAATCTCAAATCGGAAATTTGCCAATAGAAGATGCCAATGCCTATGTGTTGCATGCTAAAATTGGAACTATTACCAATGATAAGGGAGAATTTTCATTAAACCAAAAAATAGAAGAAAATGACACCCTTCAAGTATCTCATATCGGACATATCACATCAAAAATTGCTATTGCAGACCTAAAAAAATTAAATTACATCATTATACTTAAAGATGACATTCAAAATCTAAAAAATGTAAAAATCTCAAATCGAAATGTAAAATTAAAACCCAAACTTCATTCTATTAAACTAGCACCTTTACCAACTAAAATCGCTTCATTTGGATCTATTTTGAACAACAACAAAATCTATATTCTTGGTGGAGATGCAAGTATTAAAGCCGATCCATGGGAAAAAGTTAGACAAGAACGGCCAGAATTTACAATGCAAGATTATCTAAGAGAAATTAGTTTCAATCCAAACATGTTTTCTTATAAAAAAGATTTACTGATCTACGATATACAAAACAATTCTTGGGAAGATTCAAACCTCAAATTTAAAAAAAGAGCGTTTCACAATCTTAATTATTACAATGGCAAAATATATGTTTTAGGAGGAAAAAGAATCTCCAATAATGGAATTTTTGAATATTTACAAAACGAGATTGAAGTATTTGACATTAAAAACCAAAACATTCAAGTTGATAAAACAAATCCACATCAAGCATCCAATGCTGCTTCATTTACTTACAACGACAACATCATTGTAATTGGCGGTTCAATAAAAATGGATGCAAACAACGAGAAGACATTTACAAACAAAGCACATCAATATAACATCACTTCCGGTTATTGGTATGAACTTCCAAGCATGCCAGTCGCTAAAGAAACTTCAGGTGTATTAATAAATGATAAAATTTATTTAATTGGCGGAAGCAATGGCAAAAACACCTCTCAAATTGAATTTTTTGATTTAAAAACTGAGGAGTGGCATACTGAAGGAGAATTATTCACAGCACTAGAAAGACCCGCAGTAACTTTTAATGAAAACATTATTTATTTTTTTGAAGACAATACAATGTATCTTTATGACATTCAATCAAAACAATTAAAACAATACATTACTGACATTCGACTAAAAGGATCAAGTATGCATTATTACAATAACAAATTATACATCTTGGGCGGAACTACGCAAGACTACTTCTCAACTCTTCCTTCAGACAATGTATATAGCATTGATATTGAAGAATTCGATAAAACACAACTAAATCGCATTAAAGTTTTATCATCTGCAATAAAAGTTACTAAAGTGAATTTATAA
- a CDS encoding LysM peptidoglycan-binding domain-containing protein, with protein sequence MISRFIIVLFFFSVSVFSQDKYIKHKISKGENITVIAKKYGVKPKDIVDANPNAPKILKLNSVLLIPNNSKAVTLKPDENKAIALKSSDKAEIANSDSHDVQPKETLWGISKKYNVSVDDLKKANPSIETDGLKIGQKITIPSNGATIAEKPVEVPEKSNEVEVVVEVQPKETKYAIAKKYGITVAELEKQNPFIKGKLPVGYVLKLKIPKEKADAIVALNPVSAPAEMKPLQEENIQIADKTSVKMDSTMVRVSNHSELIDLLILNATQNIGTRYRSGGTTKAGFDCSGLMFCTFGNFDIKLPRSSIEQSRIGTKVDNDEAQKGDLIFFKTNGRRHINHVGMVVEVSDGEIKFVHSSTHGGVMISSTKEPYYERAFSQVNRVLIEESKKL encoded by the coding sequence ATGATTAGTAGATTTATAATAGTGCTGTTTTTTTTTAGTGTCAGTGTTTTTTCTCAGGACAAATACATTAAACATAAAATTTCGAAAGGAGAAAATATTACTGTTATTGCTAAAAAATATGGAGTTAAACCAAAGGATATTGTCGATGCAAATCCGAATGCTCCAAAAATTCTGAAACTTAATTCAGTTTTATTAATCCCTAACAATAGCAAGGCAGTCACTCTAAAGCCTGATGAAAATAAAGCTATAGCATTAAAATCTTCTGATAAGGCTGAAATTGCAAATTCTGATTCTCACGATGTCCAGCCAAAAGAAACCCTTTGGGGAATTTCGAAAAAATACAACGTTTCGGTCGATGATTTAAAAAAAGCAAATCCGTCAATTGAAACCGATGGATTAAAAATAGGACAAAAAATCACCATTCCTTCAAATGGAGCAACAATTGCTGAAAAACCTGTTGAAGTTCCAGAAAAATCAAATGAGGTTGAGGTTGTTGTTGAGGTTCAGCCAAAAGAAACAAAATATGCAATTGCCAAAAAGTACGGAATTACAGTTGCAGAGCTTGAAAAACAAAACCCGTTTATAAAAGGGAAATTGCCAGTAGGCTATGTTTTAAAACTAAAAATTCCTAAAGAAAAAGCAGATGCCATTGTGGCGCTAAATCCGGTTTCGGCACCTGCTGAAATGAAACCGCTCCAGGAAGAAAACATTCAGATTGCCGATAAAACTAGCGTGAAAATGGATTCAACGATGGTGCGTGTGAGCAATCATTCTGAATTAATTGATTTACTGATTTTAAATGCAACACAAAATATAGGAACACGTTACCGTTCCGGCGGAACAACAAAAGCCGGTTTTGATTGTTCTGGTTTAATGTTTTGCACTTTTGGAAACTTCGATATTAAATTGCCAAGAAGCTCAATTGAGCAATCGAGAATTGGTACAAAAGTTGACAATGACGAAGCGCAAAAAGGAGATTTGATTTTCTTTAAAACCAACGGACGACGCCATATTAATCACGTAGGTATGGTAGTCGAGGTAAGCGACGGCGAAATTAAATTTGTGCACTCCTCAACTCACGGCGGTGTAATGATTTCTTCTACAAAAGAGCCGTATTATGAAAGAGCTTTTTCGCAAGTAAATCGCGTTTTGATAGAAGAGTCTAAGAAGCTATAA
- a CDS encoding response regulator, whose protein sequence is MPFSPTFLLIEDNLIDQLVMKQLLKKVLSVHKIHIANNGQEGLQWLANSKEADKPLIILLDIQMPFMNGFEFLKEYDKLDSKLKIETLIYVLSSTLDQDEIDKITGNKYVCKMLSKPFPIDEFKDDFYINIIAS, encoded by the coding sequence ATGCCATTTAGCCCAACATTTTTATTAATCGAAGATAATTTGATTGATCAGCTTGTAATGAAACAATTGCTGAAAAAAGTACTTTCTGTACATAAGATCCACATTGCCAATAATGGGCAAGAAGGACTTCAATGGCTAGCAAATAGTAAAGAAGCAGACAAACCTTTGATCATTCTTCTTGACATTCAAATGCCCTTTATGAATGGTTTTGAATTCTTAAAAGAATATGATAAACTGGATTCGAAATTAAAGATCGAAACCTTAATTTATGTGCTTTCGTCTACCTTGGACCAAGACGAAATTGATAAAATAACTGGAAATAAATATGTCTGCAAAATGTTAAGCAAACCTTTTCCAATCGACGAATTTAAGGACGACTTTTATATCAATATTATAGCTTCTTAG
- a CDS encoding HAMP domain-containing sensor histidine kinase, which yields MQKIQLLRKIRFPNVFVLLLIVFITCALLICINFFTIKILSANRAYVNGESHYSKGQKDAARHLITYLYTKDQNQWKLYLEELSVPQGDGIARKTLLKAGDNLIARQGFLAGRNHRDDLDDIVWLFVNFKKVPFLAKAIYEWEQGDNLIYELFVIGTEIDAKIKHNSLTVQEQRKFLERISSISDRLTINERNFSNTLGAGTRKIKDLLIITNIVFILIIVCSICLYYSIMVKRLLTSKKEIEVKNENLLLANHELDCFVYSASHDLRSPITSLKGLIKVTQLEDDVSRIKEYLNLMEQSLAKQDQFISDIIDYSKNKRAQVIMEPVSLKELFEEAILQLMHIENADRITFTKELLVDQIHSDSLRLKIIISNLLSNAIKYADSSKQEMFISIKTSLTDGYNKIEVTDNGIGIKEEFKDNIFKMYFGTNKNKGSGLGLYIVKEAVENIKGNISVCSETTIGSKFIVTIPNHYAI from the coding sequence ATGCAAAAGATCCAGCTTCTCAGAAAAATACGTTTCCCAAACGTCTTTGTTCTTTTGTTAATTGTTTTCATTACATGTGCCTTATTAATTTGTATAAATTTCTTCACCATCAAAATACTATCTGCTAATAGAGCTTATGTAAATGGCGAATCACATTATTCAAAAGGCCAAAAAGATGCAGCGCGCCACCTAATAACTTATCTGTATACAAAAGACCAAAATCAATGGAAATTATATCTTGAAGAATTAAGTGTTCCTCAAGGCGACGGGATTGCACGCAAAACACTTTTAAAAGCAGGCGACAACCTGATTGCGCGACAAGGTTTTTTAGCGGGAAGAAATCATAGAGATGATTTGGACGATATTGTATGGTTATTTGTCAATTTTAAAAAAGTTCCCTTTTTAGCAAAAGCAATTTATGAATGGGAACAGGGGGATAATTTAATCTATGAGTTATTTGTAATTGGAACAGAAATCGATGCCAAAATCAAACACAATTCATTAACCGTCCAAGAACAAAGAAAATTCCTTGAACGCATCAGCTCTATTAGTGATCGATTGACGATTAATGAACGTAATTTTTCAAATACTCTTGGAGCCGGAACTCGAAAAATAAAAGATTTACTGATTATTACCAATATTGTTTTCATTCTAATAATTGTATGCAGCATATGCCTTTATTACTCAATAATGGTAAAACGATTATTGACATCAAAAAAAGAAATTGAAGTAAAAAATGAAAATCTACTACTGGCAAATCATGAACTGGACTGTTTTGTTTATAGCGCTTCGCATGATTTAAGATCACCAATCACTTCTCTAAAAGGCCTAATAAAAGTCACTCAATTAGAAGACGATGTGAGCCGAATCAAGGAATATTTAAATTTAATGGAGCAAAGTTTAGCAAAACAAGATCAATTTATAAGCGACATTATTGATTACTCAAAAAACAAGCGTGCGCAAGTAATCATGGAACCTGTAAGCCTGAAGGAATTATTTGAAGAAGCGATTTTGCAATTGATGCATATTGAAAATGCAGACCGAATTACATTCACAAAAGAATTACTGGTTGATCAAATTCACAGTGACAGTTTAAGATTGAAAATCATCATATCAAACTTGCTCTCAAATGCGATAAAATATGCCGACTCCAGCAAACAAGAAATGTTCATTTCTATCAAAACTTCATTGACCGACGGCTACAATAAAATTGAAGTGACAGACAACGGAATTGGAATCAAAGAAGAATTTAAGGATAACATTTTTAAAATGTATTTTGGAACCAACAAAAACAAAGGTTCCGGACTTGGACTTTATATTGTCAAAGAAGCTGTTGAAAATATAAAAGGAAACATATCTGTATGTTCAGAAACAACAATTGGAAGTAAATTCATAGTAACAATACCGAATCATTATGCCATTTAG
- a CDS encoding DUF4240 domain-containing protein has protein sequence MGLFDKIFGNKEKGQISKPNQNIHYTASENLMDEDLFWKIIQKTKDISGGYFEEQQEELANELRKLTADELILFGNSFRNFRGQANTWELWGAIYIIHGGCSDDSFNDFREWVIAQGKDFYYKTITDPESLAEIETNLIEEFDWEGFGFLPGIVFEELTGQKMPYPFQENHITTGNKWNEDNDDLKRMFPKLSAKYA, from the coding sequence ATGGGACTATTTGATAAGATTTTTGGTAACAAGGAAAAAGGCCAAATTTCAAAACCGAACCAAAACATACATTATACTGCTTCCGAAAATTTGATGGACGAAGATTTATTTTGGAAAATAATTCAAAAAACTAAAGATATTTCCGGAGGTTATTTTGAAGAACAGCAAGAAGAATTAGCAAATGAGCTCCGAAAACTAACTGCAGATGAACTCATTTTATTTGGCAATAGTTTTAGAAATTTTAGAGGTCAAGCCAATACCTGGGAACTCTGGGGCGCTATATACATCATCCACGGAGGCTGTAGCGACGATAGTTTCAATGATTTTCGCGAATGGGTAATCGCTCAAGGTAAAGACTTTTATTACAAAACAATTACTGATCCAGAATCACTTGCAGAAATTGAAACTAATTTGATTGAGGAATTCGATTGGGAAGGCTTTGGTTTTTTACCCGGAATAGTTTTTGAAGAACTAACTGGACAAAAAATGCCATATCCTTTTCAGGAAAACCATATTACAACCGGAAATAAGTGGAACGAAGATAATGATGATTTAAAACGGATGTTTCCTAAATTATCTGCTAAATATGCGTAA
- a CDS encoding DUF5958 family protein — MKKIEKIINKTAQDHIDFNTGLELLLGNDYNFKELFTTLHNYIINSIPDKVNYDSPSYQEALKSIPLKPTYTPIVLLKTFPTKIAFQKLAVLPEEENKKVITALLWIFKVTDTERRNTECKDGCKHFWHELY, encoded by the coding sequence TTGAAAAAAATAGAAAAAATAATCAACAAAACTGCTCAAGATCATATCGATTTTAATACTGGCTTAGAGCTTTTATTAGGAAATGATTATAATTTTAAAGAGCTTTTTACAACGTTGCATAATTATATCATCAATTCGATTCCGGACAAGGTTAACTATGACTCGCCATCTTATCAAGAGGCGCTAAAAAGCATTCCATTAAAACCAACTTACACGCCAATAGTACTTTTAAAAACATTCCCAACTAAAATTGCATTTCAAAAATTAGCAGTGCTTCCAGAAGAAGAAAATAAAAAAGTAATAACTGCCTTGTTATGGATTTTTAAAGTAACCGATACCGAAAGAAGAAACACAGAATGCAAGGATGGCTGCAAACATTTTTGGCATGAGCTTTATTAA